One genomic window of Roseateles sp. DAIF2 includes the following:
- a CDS encoding peptidylprolyl isomerase: protein MKITKDTIATLKLKVADANGRLIEDSKEPAAVLIGGYGNTLPAIEAALEGQEAGFQTTLKLAPENAFGQRDESLLRSIAKKDFPPGVKVGGQLEIRESESGQTQVFNVVKIKGGQVLLDGNHPLAGIGLAVTLKVISVRAASAEEVAHGHAHGDHGHHH from the coding sequence ATGAAGATCACGAAAGACACCATCGCCACCCTGAAGCTCAAGGTGGCAGACGCCAACGGCCGCCTGATCGAGGACTCGAAGGAGCCGGCCGCCGTGCTGATCGGCGGCTACGGCAACACCCTGCCGGCGATCGAGGCGGCGCTGGAGGGCCAGGAGGCCGGCTTCCAGACCACGCTGAAGCTGGCGCCGGAGAACGCCTTCGGCCAGCGCGACGAGAGCCTGCTGCGCTCGATCGCCAAGAAGGACTTCCCGCCCGGCGTCAAGGTCGGCGGTCAGCTGGAGATCCGCGAGAGCGAGAGCGGCCAGACCCAGGTCTTCAATGTCGTGAAGATCAAGGGCGGCCAGGTGCTGCTGGACGGCAACCACCCGCTGGCCGGCATTGGCCTGGCGGTCACGCTGAAGGTGATCTCGGTGCGCGCGGCCTCGGCCGAGGAAGTGGCCCATGGTCACGCGCATGGCGACCACGGGCATCACCACTAA
- the cysE gene encoding serine O-acetyltransferase produces MFQRLREDIACILERDPAARSAWEVLSCYPGLHALVLHRRAHWCWTHGLKWPGRFISHLSRWLTGIEIHPGATIGRKVFIDHGMGVVIGEMAEIGDGCTIYQGVTLGGTSLVKGAKRHPTLEPGVIVGANACVLGGFTVGAGARVGSLAVVTKPVPAGATAVGNPARIIEARADAEREAAAAKMGFSAYGVTQSDDPLSQALRGLIDNAAGQEHQIALLWNAIETLSKRAAAEKDCLPADAAREENFEASKFNQLVGK; encoded by the coding sequence ATGTTCCAGCGCCTTCGCGAAGACATTGCCTGCATCCTCGAGCGCGATCCGGCCGCCCGGTCGGCTTGGGAGGTGCTGAGCTGTTATCCGGGGCTGCACGCGCTGGTGCTGCACCGGCGCGCCCATTGGTGCTGGACCCATGGCCTGAAATGGCCGGGGCGTTTCATCTCGCATCTCTCGCGCTGGCTGACCGGCATCGAGATCCATCCGGGCGCGACGATCGGCCGCAAGGTCTTCATCGACCATGGCATGGGCGTCGTGATCGGCGAGATGGCCGAGATCGGCGATGGCTGCACGATCTACCAGGGCGTGACCCTGGGCGGCACCTCGCTGGTCAAGGGGGCCAAGCGGCATCCGACCCTGGAACCCGGCGTGATCGTCGGCGCCAATGCCTGCGTGCTGGGCGGCTTCACCGTCGGGGCCGGTGCGCGCGTCGGCTCGCTGGCGGTGGTCACCAAGCCGGTGCCGGCGGGCGCCACCGCGGTGGGCAACCCGGCGCGCATCATCGAGGCCAGGGCGGACGCGGAGCGCGAGGCCGCGGCGGCCAAGATGGGCTTCTCGGCCTATGGCGTGACGCAGAGCGACGACCCGCTGTCGCAGGCCCTGCGCGGCCTGATCGACAACGCGGCCGGCCAGGAGCACCAGATCGCGCTGCTGTGGAACGCGATCGAGACCCTGTCCAAGCGGGCCGCGGCCGAGAAGGACTGCCTGCCGGCCGATGCCGCCCGCGAGGAGAACTTCGAAGCCTCGAAGTTCAACCAACTGGTCGGCAAGTAG